A single Polynucleobacter acidiphobus DNA region contains:
- a CDS encoding SulP family inorganic anion transporter — MAFFRPAILDSFSEYSRQQFSQDILAGITVGVIALPLAMAFAIASGLNPEAGIFAAIIGGLIVALFGGTKVQIAGPAGAFIVIVYAIVDRYGVANLLLATTISGVFLFLMGLFRLGTLVRFIPIAVIVGFTNGIAVLIILSQIKDFFGLQIPQLPSQFVSMVQTLIDLASTWNPATLALSLSSLIFLILWRLFNKRLGKLGMIPGTIWVLVLATLVTTIFSLPVETIGTRFGGIPSGLPSPQWQGITWESAQLVIAPAMTLALLGAIESLLCARIADGLTHERHRPNQELMGQGIANFFMPFFGGMPVTGTIARTVTNIESGARTPISAIVHSVTLLLIIVLAAPLAKNIPLACLAAILIFIAWNMGDWKKFIDVQQFRLPYRITMISVFLLTVTVDLTVAVQVGLILAFVTFVYRISSLSRIENAPIADFPFLEGQEDKVAAYRIYGALFFGAIQLLEKIEQRLPQCAVILDFKNVIYMDATGMDSLMEFIHHCQTQGVSVYICGLNHQTHDIALRSGLYDKMSSEYFCHDLAGGLQKARNAFLMS; from the coding sequence ATGGCTTTCTTTCGACCAGCCATCCTTGATTCGTTTAGCGAATATTCGCGTCAACAGTTCTCACAGGATATATTGGCTGGTATCACGGTAGGAGTGATTGCACTGCCACTAGCAATGGCGTTTGCAATTGCCAGCGGCTTGAATCCCGAAGCTGGAATCTTTGCCGCCATCATTGGGGGATTGATTGTTGCCCTATTTGGCGGTACTAAAGTACAAATTGCGGGGCCTGCTGGTGCCTTTATCGTCATTGTTTATGCCATTGTTGATCGGTATGGGGTTGCCAATCTCTTATTAGCCACTACCATCTCGGGCGTTTTTTTATTTCTGATGGGACTGTTTCGCCTAGGAACTCTAGTTCGCTTTATTCCGATCGCCGTAATTGTTGGCTTTACGAATGGCATTGCAGTTCTCATCATCCTCTCGCAAATTAAAGATTTCTTTGGTTTGCAAATTCCGCAATTGCCATCGCAATTCGTTAGCATGGTACAAACACTCATTGATCTGGCTAGTACCTGGAACCCAGCGACGCTGGCTCTGTCACTATCAAGTCTGATCTTTCTGATTCTATGGCGACTGTTTAATAAGCGCCTCGGCAAGCTGGGGATGATTCCAGGAACCATTTGGGTTCTGGTACTCGCAACTTTGGTGACCACCATCTTTTCGTTACCAGTGGAGACGATTGGCACTCGATTTGGAGGGATTCCGTCTGGCCTTCCCAGCCCTCAATGGCAAGGAATTACTTGGGAGAGCGCTCAATTGGTGATTGCCCCAGCGATGACCCTGGCACTATTAGGTGCTATTGAATCCCTTCTCTGCGCTCGCATTGCTGATGGCTTAACGCATGAGCGCCATCGTCCCAATCAAGAACTCATGGGCCAAGGGATTGCTAACTTTTTCATGCCTTTCTTTGGTGGGATGCCGGTTACTGGCACCATTGCCCGCACAGTCACCAATATTGAATCTGGGGCCAGAACCCCAATCTCAGCGATTGTTCATTCGGTGACTCTACTGCTCATCATCGTATTGGCAGCACCGTTGGCAAAAAATATTCCCTTGGCCTGCTTGGCCGCCATCCTCATTTTTATTGCCTGGAACATGGGGGATTGGAAAAAGTTCATCGATGTCCAACAATTTCGTCTGCCCTACCGCATCACCATGATCAGTGTCTTTTTACTCACAGTCACAGTGGATTTAACGGTTGCCGTGCAAGTGGGATTAATCTTGGCATTTGTAACCTTTGTCTATCGGATTTCCAGTCTCTCACGCATTGAAAACGCACCCATCGCTGACTTTCCATTTCTTGAGGGTCAAGAGGATAAGGTAGCGGCGTATCGCATTTATGGCGCCCTCTTTTTTGGAGCCATTCAGCTACTTGAGAAAATCGAGCAGCGGCTTCCCCAATGTGCAGTGATATTGGATTTTAAGAATGTAATTTACATGGATGCGACTGGGATGGATAGTTTGATGGAGTTCATACACCATTGCCAAACCCAGGGTGTATCGGTCTATATCTGCGGCTTAAATCATCAAACCCATGATATTGCGCTGCGTTCTGGCCTCTATGACAAGATGAGTTCGGAGTATTTCTGCCATGACCTCGCTGGTGGACTTCAAAAAGCCAGAAATGCCTTCTTGATGTCTTAG
- a CDS encoding DUF2177 family protein, producing MRLVLTKMLKYLIPYLAFLLCLLVIDLIWLLGIAKGLYRSEMGTLMSPNPNLMAALGFYLLYGLGALIFVIYPALQKQVWLDALIYGALFGLFCYMTYNLTNLAVIRDFPSKLALIDIAWGSILTASCSLLAYGITQWLGNWFKA from the coding sequence GTGCGGCTGGTTCTGACCAAAATGCTCAAGTATTTAATCCCCTACCTTGCCTTCCTGCTTTGCCTCTTAGTGATTGATTTAATTTGGTTATTAGGAATTGCTAAAGGCCTGTATCGCAGTGAAATGGGCACCCTCATGTCCCCCAATCCCAATCTGATGGCCGCTTTAGGCTTTTATTTGTTGTACGGACTTGGAGCCCTAATTTTTGTGATTTATCCCGCCCTACAAAAACAAGTGTGGCTTGATGCACTCATTTATGGTGCGCTTTTTGGACTCTTTTGCTACATGACCTATAACCTCACCAATCTAGCCGTGATTCGTGATTTTCCAAGTAAGCTTGCTCTGATTGATATCGCCTGGGGCAGTATTCTGACAGCATCATGCTCACTGTTGGCCTATGGGATTACTCAGTGGTTAGGGAATTGGTTTAAAGCCTAA
- a CDS encoding universal stress protein yields MFQNLIVPVDGSDVSMKSLKKVAELARADAAKVTLVYVSDPLPPIAYADSTMGVVFTDTEHKKTCEAFAKKVLAKSAEKLGKGLVIDTRHVFHVNLYEGIIEAAKKSKGDVIVMASHKNTGLKGIMLGSETHAVIVHTKLPVLVLG; encoded by the coding sequence ATGTTTCAGAATTTAATCGTACCCGTTGATGGCAGCGATGTCAGTATGAAATCCTTAAAGAAAGTGGCTGAGTTAGCAAGGGCGGATGCTGCTAAAGTCACCCTAGTATATGTATCGGATCCATTGCCACCAATCGCTTATGCCGATAGCACCATGGGTGTTGTTTTTACCGATACTGAGCATAAAAAGACCTGCGAGGCCTTTGCAAAAAAAGTGTTGGCTAAATCTGCTGAAAAACTAGGCAAAGGATTAGTGATTGATACCCGCCATGTTTTCCATGTCAATTTGTACGAAGGAATTATTGAAGCCGCCAAGAAATCAAAGGGCGATGTGATTGTGATGGCATCCCATAAAAATACTGGTCTCAAAGGGATTATGCTCGGCAGTGAAACCCACGCAGTGATCGTGCACACCAAATTGCCAGTGTTAGTTTTGGGCTAG
- the ccmI gene encoding c-type cytochrome biogenesis protein CcmI: MTLFILIAVLMTVVAVLLIIIPFRKSKLNPEKISLEQDENIAILRNQLRQFELDHQEGRITQEQLHDSRLDIEKRLLQEERAIAADQLVLDGELHQRKKKWSTIFIATILPIGAIVLYLLVGSPLALYLPEANQGQPQLTQQDIEGMVERLAQRLEKEPNNAEGWQMLGRSYAALNRMAEARAAYKKALELNPNNAQLLVDYADLLAFENKSIKGEPMRLVQKALQIDPNNLKALALGGTAYFEMGDYKKAEEYWAKAKGLVPADSEFARGMDENIAAARAEAGQQKKK, translated from the coding sequence ATGACTCTTTTCATCCTGATTGCTGTATTGATGACCGTGGTTGCAGTTTTGCTCATCATTATTCCGTTTCGCAAAAGTAAGCTCAATCCAGAAAAAATTAGCCTTGAGCAAGACGAAAATATTGCCATTCTTCGAAATCAATTGCGTCAATTTGAACTAGATCACCAAGAAGGTCGCATCACCCAAGAGCAATTGCACGACTCGCGCCTTGACATTGAAAAACGCTTACTCCAAGAAGAGCGAGCGATCGCGGCCGATCAACTTGTTTTAGATGGCGAGTTACATCAACGCAAGAAAAAATGGTCGACCATTTTCATTGCCACCATACTACCCATTGGGGCGATTGTTTTATACCTCTTGGTCGGGTCCCCATTGGCCCTGTACTTGCCAGAGGCCAATCAAGGCCAACCGCAACTGACGCAACAAGATATTGAGGGGATGGTTGAGCGTTTAGCGCAACGGCTCGAGAAGGAGCCCAATAACGCTGAGGGCTGGCAAATGCTGGGTCGCTCATATGCTGCATTAAACCGGATGGCAGAGGCTCGGGCGGCTTATAAAAAGGCATTGGAACTCAACCCCAATAATGCCCAACTCTTAGTGGACTATGCTGATCTCTTGGCGTTTGAGAATAAGAGCATTAAAGGTGAGCCGATGCGCCTGGTACAAAAAGCACTGCAGATCGACCCCAATAATCTCAAAGCACTTGCCCTGGGAGGCACCGCTTATTTTGAAATGGGTGACTACAAAAAGGCAGAAGAATATTGGGCCAAAGCAAAAGGCTTAGTTCCTGCTGATAGCGAGTTTGCACGTGGCATGGATGAAAACATTGCTGCAGCCCGCGCTGAGGCGGGCCAACAGAAAAAGAAATAG
- a CDS encoding cytochrome c-type biogenesis protein, producing the protein MKYLSILLTGLLFSFAIPGSGFAQNNTAPTVSDNPVLEKKVLELANELRCLVCQNQTIAESNADLAVDLKNQVRQQLSEGRSKQEILKYMTERYGDFVLYKPPFNASTLMLWVGPFLLMLLGLILLVRQIKQRKQELSQETFSAEDIERARQLLDRKLGNQ; encoded by the coding sequence ATGAAATACCTGTCTATTCTTTTGACTGGACTCTTGTTTAGCTTTGCTATTCCCGGTAGCGGATTTGCGCAAAATAATACAGCTCCCACGGTCTCTGACAATCCAGTTCTAGAAAAGAAGGTTTTAGAGCTTGCCAATGAATTGCGTTGCCTGGTCTGTCAAAATCAAACAATTGCGGAATCGAATGCTGATCTCGCAGTGGATCTGAAAAACCAGGTTCGCCAACAACTGAGTGAGGGGCGCTCAAAACAAGAAATTTTAAAGTACATGACCGAGCGCTATGGGGACTTTGTACTGTATAAACCGCCCTTCAATGCATCCACCTTAATGCTTTGGGTTGGTCCATTCTTGCTGATGCTGCTTGGTCTCATCTTATTGGTTCGCCAGATTAAGCAACGCAAACAAGAGTTGTCCCAAGAAACGTTTTCAGCAGAAGACATTGAGCGCGCCAGACAACTGCTAGACCGCAAACTAGGAAACCAGTAA
- a CDS encoding DsbE family thiol:disulfide interchange protein, whose protein sequence is MRRYLLPFAIFLVLLIFLGIGLQLKPREVPSPFIGKPAPMFNLPVLGKEQTSFSPDQMKGQVWVLNVWASWCAACRDEHPLLVDFAKTQSTPLIGLDYKDKPEAAQAWLKQFGDPYQLSVSDIKGQVGIDYGVYGVPETFVIDRSGVIRLKHIGPLTKDAIEKKIIPLISSLQS, encoded by the coding sequence ATGCGGCGTTACCTGCTTCCCTTCGCCATCTTTTTAGTTCTACTGATTTTTTTAGGAATCGGCTTACAACTGAAGCCGCGTGAGGTGCCCTCGCCGTTTATTGGTAAACCTGCTCCGATGTTTAACTTACCTGTGCTTGGTAAAGAGCAAACAAGTTTTTCTCCTGATCAGATGAAGGGGCAGGTATGGGTTTTGAATGTGTGGGCCTCGTGGTGTGCAGCATGTCGGGATGAACATCCTTTGCTGGTTGACTTTGCAAAAACCCAAAGTACGCCCCTCATTGGACTTGACTACAAAGATAAGCCTGAGGCGGCGCAAGCGTGGCTCAAGCAATTTGGCGACCCATATCAACTCTCGGTATCAGACATTAAGGGTCAAGTCGGAATTGATTATGGGGTTTATGGGGTTCCCGAAACCTTTGTGATCGATCGCTCTGGCGTGATTCGCCTCAAACACATCGGGCCACTTACCAAAGATGCGATTGAGAAAAAAATTATCCCCTTGATTTCCAGCCTCCAATCATGA
- a CDS encoding heme lyase CcmF/NrfE family subunit, translating to MIAEIGQYAMILALVTALILSVFPMVGAQSNRPHLMAIARPASWALFIWVAIAFVCLTVNFIQNDFSVLYVAQNSNSNLPLIYRICAVWGGHEGSILLWALMLAAWTLAVAVFSKHLPDKMIARILAVLGILSVGVLLFTILTSNPFDRLFPPAPEGRDLNPLLQDPGMIIHPPFLYMGYVGSAVAFAFAIAALLSGRLDAAWARWSRPWVTTAWCFLTIGIALGSAWAYYELGWGGWWFWDPVENASFMPWLVGTALMHSLAVTEKRGGFKMWTALLAILAFSLSLLGTFLVRSGVITSVHAFATDPERGVFILGFLGLIVGGSLLLFAWRAPKANIGGNFETVSREGMLLVNNVLLLVAAAAVLLGTLYPLILDALNLGKISVGEPYFEAVFVPLMTPALFLMGVGPIARWRQSPPIELATKLKWALAASAISAIIAPLVLRSWTPMIGFGLLIAAWIISSGVSQLIDRARINPTKTWWQNLRIQPAGYYGMLVAHFGVAVFIIGVTAVRGFETEQDVRMQIGSVSQSGGYDFKMVGLKTINGPNYAAIQGQFDVSKNGKPVTSLFPEKRIYTASQMPMTEAAIDSGLTRDLYVSLGEPINESEWSVRIYHKPFVDWIWGGCFLMALGGFLAITDRRYRKKEA from the coding sequence ATGATTGCTGAAATCGGCCAATACGCGATGATCTTGGCGCTGGTAACTGCGCTGATCCTCTCAGTGTTTCCAATGGTGGGCGCCCAGAGTAATCGCCCCCATCTGATGGCCATTGCCAGGCCTGCTTCTTGGGCCCTCTTTATCTGGGTCGCAATTGCCTTCGTTTGCCTCACAGTGAACTTTATTCAAAATGATTTCAGTGTGTTGTACGTGGCACAAAACTCTAATTCCAATTTGCCCTTGATTTATCGAATCTGCGCTGTCTGGGGTGGTCATGAGGGCTCCATCTTGCTATGGGCATTAATGTTGGCGGCCTGGACCTTAGCTGTGGCCGTTTTCTCGAAACACTTACCAGACAAAATGATTGCGCGCATTCTGGCCGTGTTGGGTATTTTGAGCGTGGGTGTTTTGCTATTTACCATCCTGACCTCTAACCCCTTTGATCGGCTCTTTCCACCAGCGCCCGAAGGACGTGATCTAAATCCCTTATTACAAGACCCTGGGATGATTATTCATCCGCCATTTTTATACATGGGTTATGTGGGCTCAGCCGTTGCCTTTGCATTCGCAATTGCTGCGCTTTTATCTGGTCGACTCGATGCTGCCTGGGCACGTTGGTCACGCCCTTGGGTTACCACCGCCTGGTGCTTCTTAACGATTGGTATTGCGCTTGGAAGCGCTTGGGCATATTACGAACTCGGCTGGGGTGGCTGGTGGTTCTGGGACCCCGTTGAGAATGCTTCCTTTATGCCATGGCTCGTCGGTACTGCATTGATGCACTCGCTTGCCGTTACTGAAAAACGAGGTGGCTTCAAAATGTGGACCGCCCTTTTGGCGATTTTGGCTTTCTCACTATCGCTCTTAGGAACCTTCTTGGTTCGCTCGGGTGTGATCACTTCGGTTCATGCCTTTGCCACCGATCCTGAGCGTGGTGTATTTATTCTGGGCTTTTTAGGTCTAATCGTTGGTGGCTCATTATTGCTATTTGCATGGAGAGCCCCAAAAGCCAATATCGGGGGTAACTTTGAGACCGTCTCTCGCGAAGGTATGCTTCTCGTCAACAATGTTCTCTTATTGGTTGCCGCCGCCGCAGTATTGCTAGGCACCCTCTATCCCCTGATCTTAGATGCCTTAAATCTTGGCAAGATCTCAGTGGGCGAACCTTACTTTGAGGCAGTATTCGTGCCGCTCATGACGCCTGCATTATTTTTAATGGGGGTTGGTCCAATTGCACGCTGGCGCCAATCACCCCCAATCGAACTGGCAACTAAATTGAAGTGGGCACTTGCAGCCAGCGCCATCTCCGCGATTATTGCCCCCCTCGTGTTGCGATCCTGGACTCCCATGATTGGCTTTGGGCTATTAATTGCCGCCTGGATTATTAGCTCTGGAGTTAGTCAATTAATTGATCGTGCTCGAATTAATCCCACGAAAACCTGGTGGCAAAACCTACGGATTCAGCCGGCTGGTTATTACGGCATGCTAGTAGCGCACTTTGGGGTAGCGGTATTTATCATCGGCGTTACTGCAGTGCGCGGCTTCGAAACCGAGCAAGATGTTCGTATGCAAATTGGTAGCGTATCGCAGTCAGGTGGCTACGACTTCAAGATGGTTGGCTTAAAAACCATCAATGGTCCTAACTATGCCGCCATTCAGGGGCAATTTGATGTCAGCAAGAATGGCAAGCCAGTAACTAGCTTGTTCCCCGAGAAACGGATTTACACCGCAAGCCAAATGCCCATGACTGAGGCTGCGATTGATTCTGGTCTGACACGCGACCTATACGTGTCCCTAGGGGAGCCAATTAATGAAAGTGAATGGAGTGTGCGGATCTATCACAAACCATTTGTTGATTGGATCTGGGGCGGATGCTTCCTCATGGCTCTCGGTGGCTTCCTAGCAATTACCGATCGTCGTTATCGCAAGAAAGAGGCGTGA
- the ccmE gene encoding cytochrome c maturation protein CcmE, translating to MKPRTKRGLAIAGGLASLGVAAYLVLQTFQSNLVFFFSPSQVYANEAPKNKLFRIGGLVKEGSIARDPGGLKVNFIVTDTAHDVPVQYEGLLPDLFKEGKGVVAQGQLDQNGIFQAKQVLAKHDENYMPPEAAEALEKAKSKDPQAAPTLKEYGGKK from the coding sequence ATGAAACCCCGTACAAAGCGCGGTCTTGCGATCGCTGGTGGTCTGGCCTCATTAGGCGTTGCAGCCTACTTGGTATTACAGACTTTCCAAAGTAATTTAGTGTTCTTCTTTAGTCCATCTCAGGTCTATGCCAATGAGGCACCAAAGAACAAACTATTCCGCATTGGCGGCTTGGTTAAGGAAGGTAGCATTGCACGCGATCCTGGCGGTTTGAAGGTGAACTTTATCGTGACCGATACTGCACATGATGTCCCCGTCCAATACGAAGGTCTTTTGCCGGATTTATTTAAGGAAGGCAAAGGAGTGGTTGCTCAAGGTCAGCTCGATCAAAACGGAATCTTTCAGGCAAAGCAAGTGCTTGCTAAACATGATGAGAACTATATGCCACCTGAAGCCGCCGAGGCTCTAGAAAAAGCCAAATCAAAGGATCCTCAAGCCGCACCCACTCTGAAAGAGTATGGGGGTAAAAAATGA
- the ccmD gene encoding heme exporter protein CcmD encodes MFYWSSFSDFLHMGGYALFVWGSYLVTILALVIEIALLRRRNKTLRKTLISEIRESQRN; translated from the coding sequence ATGTTTTATTGGTCCAGCTTCTCCGACTTTCTTCACATGGGTGGCTACGCCCTCTTTGTTTGGGGGTCTTATCTGGTCACCATTTTGGCACTAGTCATTGAGATAGCCCTGCTGCGAAGAAGGAATAAGACCCTTCGAAAAACCCTAATTTCTGAAATTCGCGAGTCCCAAAGAAATTAG
- the ccmC gene encoding heme ABC transporter permease CcmC has translation MSLLNLNWFKYAAPQRFYGLAGSLIPWFVVSGVILTIIGLVIGLGIAPTDHQQGDSYRIIFIHVPAAWMSMLIYLVMAFWAAIGLIFNARLASMLALSLAPTGAIMTFIALWTGAVWGKPTWGTWWVWDARLTSELVLLFLYFGFLSLHASIEDVRKADRSAALLAIVGVINVPIIYFSVKWWNTLHQGASVSLTKAPTMATQMLTGMLIMVFAFWMYSIAVALYRCRNLILERERHADWVKEVL, from the coding sequence TTGTCTTTACTCAATCTAAATTGGTTTAAGTATGCAGCCCCCCAACGTTTTTATGGGCTTGCTGGATCGCTAATCCCTTGGTTTGTGGTGAGCGGCGTGATCCTGACCATCATTGGTTTAGTGATCGGCTTAGGTATTGCCCCCACCGATCATCAGCAGGGTGACTCGTATCGCATCATTTTTATCCATGTTCCGGCAGCGTGGATGTCGATGCTGATTTATCTGGTCATGGCATTTTGGGCAGCAATTGGTCTCATTTTTAATGCTCGCTTGGCCAGTATGCTGGCACTCTCCCTAGCGCCCACCGGAGCCATCATGACCTTCATTGCGCTGTGGACCGGTGCCGTTTGGGGTAAACCAACCTGGGGTACCTGGTGGGTCTGGGATGCTCGCCTCACCTCAGAGCTCGTGTTACTTTTTCTGTATTTTGGCTTCTTATCGCTCCATGCCTCGATTGAAGATGTGCGCAAGGCCGACCGTAGCGCAGCATTGTTAGCCATTGTGGGGGTGATCAACGTCCCCATTATTTACTTCTCGGTGAAATGGTGGAATACCCTCCATCAGGGGGCGTCTGTCAGCTTGACCAAGGCGCCAACCATGGCTACTCAGATGCTCACGGGCATGCTGATCATGGTTTTTGCTTTTTGGATGTATTCGATTGCGGTTGCCCTGTATCGGTGTCGGAATCTAATTCTTGAACGTGAGCGCCATGCCGACTGGGTCAAGGAGGTTCTGTAA
- the ccmB gene encoding heme exporter protein CcmB: protein MSQSASGFAIFQGVIARDLRLALRRKSDSLAVLIFFAVVASLFPLGIGPEQNLLMQIAPGMLWIAALLAAMLSLHKIFSEDFIDGSLDQIALTALPLPLVVLAKTIAHWMSSGLLLALISPILALQFNLPMDTVGVLFLSLLLGTPLLSLIGSIGAGLTLASRGGGTLLALIILPLVTPVLIFGAGAVESYQSGLGVAAHFSLLGAMLAIALFLAPFASAASIRIALE from the coding sequence ATGAGTCAAAGCGCTTCCGGATTTGCAATCTTCCAAGGCGTGATTGCGCGCGACCTGCGACTCGCTCTACGACGCAAAAGCGATAGCCTTGCGGTCCTCATCTTCTTTGCCGTAGTAGCCAGTCTTTTTCCTTTAGGTATTGGACCAGAGCAAAACTTGTTGATGCAAATTGCGCCAGGGATGCTTTGGATTGCTGCCTTGCTGGCGGCCATGCTCTCGCTTCACAAAATATTTTCAGAGGACTTTATCGATGGGTCTTTAGATCAAATTGCTCTAACCGCCCTACCCTTGCCACTGGTGGTGCTTGCCAAAACCATTGCGCATTGGATGAGCAGTGGTCTATTGCTTGCCCTCATCTCACCAATCCTTGCCTTGCAATTTAATTTACCGATGGATACGGTCGGTGTTTTGTTTTTATCCCTTCTACTGGGAACGCCTCTATTGAGCCTAATCGGTTCTATTGGTGCCGGCTTAACTCTAGCAAGTCGCGGGGGCGGGACCCTGTTGGCTCTGATCATTTTGCCCTTAGTAACTCCTGTACTCATTTTTGGAGCCGGGGCGGTCGAGTCTTACCAGAGTGGTCTTGGGGTTGCGGCCCACTTTTCTTTACTTGGCGCCATGCTCGCCATCGCATTATTTTTAGCCCCCTTTGCCAGTGCCGCTAGCATTCGGATTGCCTTGGAATAA
- the ccmA gene encoding cytochrome c biogenesis heme-transporting ATPase CcmA: MSKSLRLESIACVRGGRTLFEDLRLEIKPGSILRISGDNGSGKSSLLRILCGLLSPHAGQVFWGSDPITEDRDQFHGELIYLGHIPALKPDFSALENLLSLALLGGQLISDEEAMQALREAGLERQAHRFIRTLSQGQKQRIALSRLRLPQAKTIWVLDEPFNALDREANLALQSLLINHVNHGGIVALSSHQDLQIDGDPCVIRLEL, from the coding sequence ATGTCTAAATCCTTACGGCTTGAGTCTATTGCATGCGTGCGCGGAGGTCGCACTTTATTTGAAGATCTCCGCCTTGAAATCAAACCAGGGTCTATTCTGCGCATTTCTGGGGATAATGGTTCAGGTAAATCAAGCCTTCTGCGCATTCTTTGCGGCCTACTATCACCCCATGCTGGTCAGGTATTTTGGGGGTCGGATCCAATCACTGAGGACCGCGATCAATTTCATGGTGAGCTGATATATCTTGGGCATATCCCCGCCCTAAAGCCAGACTTCAGCGCGCTCGAGAATCTCCTGTCATTGGCATTGTTAGGCGGACAATTGATTTCCGATGAAGAGGCTATGCAGGCTCTTCGTGAAGCGGGCTTAGAACGCCAAGCCCATCGTTTTATTCGCACCTTATCGCAAGGTCAAAAGCAACGCATCGCGCTCAGTCGCTTGCGTCTTCCTCAAGCAAAAACAATTTGGGTTTTGGATGAGCCATTCAATGCCTTGGATCGAGAGGCCAACCTTGCCCTACAAAGCCTATTAATCAACCATGTTAATCATGGAGGGATCGTGGCACTTAGCAGTCATCAAGATTTACAGATCGATGGCGACCCTTGTGTGATTCGGTTGGAGCTATGA
- a CDS encoding M23 family metallopeptidase, translated as MAAPQKGIQVNQRAQSKTVSGGSGLQSKSAAEQNQQLTDPGTEEYSQFDALPDFQVQRGCLKRGFRESNLPSRIGINDPEFLEYFKNQTGRFFDSASGPCIPYVVAFGKRGRFESLSIMNGPSRNEKSQILTFTTSGFGGYLVQEENLADQMQFWTELFIPLQEVLYDPQRLGDRLPVELAWELNSIVKQLYPDDSASLENSPKQVRVIVDFGTRDRWAQIWAVEILNLATNQVLADAFWLDRDDIPGSFFTTNGDSIERSFWTNPLSYRRISRGVGQVPIRSRTNPNNPQAQGKDRRYRTHMGIDYAAPTGTPVFSVANGKVAFLGYSGAYGKLIIIDHPGNYRTYYAHLSNYNNELVVGNDIRRGMEIGYVGSTGRSTGPHLHYELRKNGIYVDPYNPKIQLDLWTMRPSDSGSFTKQLLMLGSIPKE; from the coding sequence GTGGCTGCTCCCCAAAAGGGGATTCAGGTCAATCAACGAGCACAAAGTAAAACAGTTAGTGGTGGCTCTGGCTTGCAGAGCAAATCGGCTGCAGAGCAAAACCAACAGCTGACTGATCCCGGCACCGAGGAGTACAGCCAATTCGATGCGCTCCCTGATTTTCAGGTTCAACGTGGCTGCCTCAAACGAGGCTTTCGAGAAAGCAACCTTCCGAGTCGGATTGGAATCAACGATCCTGAGTTTTTGGAATATTTTAAGAATCAAACGGGTCGGTTCTTCGACTCCGCAAGTGGTCCCTGCATTCCTTATGTCGTTGCTTTCGGAAAACGGGGACGCTTTGAGTCACTTAGCATCATGAATGGGCCAAGCCGAAATGAGAAATCTCAAATTTTGACTTTTACTACCTCGGGATTTGGAGGATACCTCGTTCAAGAAGAAAACCTTGCTGATCAAATGCAGTTTTGGACCGAGCTATTTATCCCCTTGCAAGAGGTTCTCTATGACCCCCAGCGTTTAGGGGATAGATTGCCGGTTGAGCTTGCCTGGGAACTCAACTCGATCGTGAAGCAACTCTATCCAGATGACTCTGCCTCACTAGAAAATAGTCCTAAGCAAGTGCGCGTCATTGTTGATTTTGGCACCCGGGATCGCTGGGCACAAATTTGGGCGGTCGAGATTCTGAATCTGGCAACCAATCAAGTGCTCGCCGATGCGTTTTGGTTGGATCGTGATGATATTCCGGGATCATTCTTTACTACCAACGGCGACTCCATTGAGCGTAGCTTTTGGACCAACCCTCTGAGCTATCGACGGATCTCACGGGGTGTTGGGCAAGTCCCGATTCGCTCACGAACCAATCCCAATAATCCGCAAGCCCAAGGCAAAGACCGACGCTATCGAACCCATATGGGGATTGACTATGCGGCGCCTACTGGCACGCCAGTATTCAGTGTGGCAAATGGGAAAGTGGCATTTCTGGGATATAGCGGGGCGTACGGCAAACTCATCATCATTGACCATCCAGGCAACTATCGAACTTATTATGCCCACTTGAGTAATTACAATAATGAATTAGTCGTCGGCAATGATATTCGGCGTGGGATGGAGATTGGCTATGTTGGCTCGACCGGCCGTTCCACCGGCCCCCATTTGCATTACGAATTACGAAAAAATGGCATCTATGTGGATCCCTATAACCCAAAAATTCAGCTCGATTTGTGGACCATGCGCCCAAGCGATAGTGGCTCGTTCACCAAACAGCTATTAATGTTAGGTAGCATTCCAAAAGAATGA